In Pedobacter sp. WC2423, the following are encoded in one genomic region:
- a CDS encoding RagB/SusD family nutrient uptake outer membrane protein, producing the protein MNRKNIFLTLFILICVCSISCKKDFLDVRPNSKEVKFSAADCQALLDNFDVMNALYPIDGELSSDNYYLLTSTYNGLFDQADKDIHRWASDARRNGANSSWIAPYTVVYNANLVIKVLQDDPGNLNQITINTLRGSALFFRAHAFFQVAQLYAKPYDQNSTNSDPGIPVRTEPDLEVESERGTVKQTYDRIIQDFKEAITLLPLTSSIKSRPNRVAAFAALARTFLAMEDYNNAGIYADSCLKYHKTLLDYNSISRTSLTPFTRFNDEVIFHSTTNAAGPVRPSIALIDTLLYRSYNDHDLRKEIFFNPVAAGQRFTGNYNPVTIAAFFNGFATDEVYLIRAECYARNGKIDLAMADLNTLMKTRWDDNVVYPTIGATTVDEALSKVIEERRKELLFRGLRWSDLRRLNKDTKFQKTLYRNLDGTTYSLPPNDKRYVLLIDQQVINNSNLQQNPR; encoded by the coding sequence TTTTCTGGATGTTAGGCCAAACAGTAAAGAAGTGAAGTTTTCTGCTGCTGATTGCCAGGCTTTATTAGATAATTTTGATGTAATGAATGCCCTCTATCCTATAGATGGTGAGTTATCATCAGATAATTATTACCTGCTGACTTCTACATATAACGGACTTTTTGATCAGGCAGACAAAGATATACACAGATGGGCTTCTGATGCTAGAAGGAATGGCGCTAACAGCAGTTGGATTGCACCTTATACCGTTGTATATAATGCGAACCTGGTAATAAAGGTACTTCAAGATGACCCGGGTAATCTCAACCAGATAACAATAAATACTTTAAGGGGATCTGCATTGTTTTTTCGGGCACACGCTTTTTTTCAAGTAGCCCAGTTGTATGCAAAACCTTACGATCAAAATTCTACTAATTCAGATCCTGGAATTCCTGTACGGACAGAACCAGATTTAGAAGTTGAATCTGAGAGAGGAACTGTAAAGCAAACCTATGACCGGATCATACAGGACTTTAAAGAGGCAATCACCTTATTACCTTTAACAAGTAGCATTAAGTCACGTCCAAACAGGGTAGCGGCATTTGCTGCGCTCGCAAGAACATTTCTGGCTATGGAAGATTACAATAATGCTGGTATATATGCAGACTCCTGCTTAAAATACCATAAGACCTTACTAGACTATAATTCTATCAGCAGAACTTCTCTTACACCTTTTACCAGATTTAATGATGAAGTGATATTTCATAGTACCACGAATGCAGCTGGCCCTGTGCGCCCGTCAATAGCACTAATAGATACCTTGCTTTATAGGTCTTATAACGACCATGATCTGCGAAAGGAAATTTTTTTTAACCCTGTCGCTGCCGGGCAAAGATTTACCGGAAATTATAACCCGGTTACTATTGCCGCATTTTTTAATGGATTTGCTACGGATGAGGTATACCTTATACGTGCAGAATGTTATGCCCGAAATGGAAAAATAGATCTGGCTATGGCAGATCTCAATACATTAATGAAAACAAGGTGGGATGATAATGTTGTTTATCCTACGATTGGGGCTACTACTGTAGATGAAGCATTAAGTAAAGTGATTGAAGAGAGAAGAAAGGAACTTTTATTCAGAGGGCTAAGATGGTCTGATCTAAGGAGATTAAATAAGGATACTAAATTTCAAAAAACACTATATCGCAATCTTGATGGGACAACCTATTCACTTCCGCCAAATGATAAACGTTATGTATTACTAATTGATCAGCAAGTTATCAATAATTCAAATCTCCAACAAAATCCCAGATGA
- a CDS encoding TlpA family protein disulfide reductase, translating into MKLKLKNLPFFGWVSMMIAVILSTHLVLNANPIHSDNLQVSTFTDTIKSLNVGDVVPDIIIKKIVNDKQRSTHLSDYKDVLLILDFWTTGCTACIAEFPKMDSLQKVFGDQIKILAVTYEAESHINSFFKNNKYAKTTMLPSVVEDNVLKKWFKHWAIPHEAWIYRGKVIALTGGEYVTAKNIQYVLDGNLPEWPVKDDFKQLDDSKPLISKGGFGQTVSYTVITPLREGVHDKKIISSLDSNTKTRRNYFLNLGILSAYKALWSYLVQIPLSSGSRNRLILNVKDKSKYIYDRALGTKEEWNRKNQFCYESITPDRVGDDKKQYELMIADLNRLFGLDARWEKRLMKCLVLTRTSSADKIKSKGGETILSFDKSVKEFKNTPFDNLVYKLNDYENNPPIINETGYEDPVDIELKIDSWTDIKTIKKVLRQYGLDFKEEERELDVFVLTEK; encoded by the coding sequence ATGAAATTAAAACTAAAAAATCTTCCTTTCTTTGGCTGGGTAAGTATGATGATTGCAGTTATTTTATCTACCCATTTGGTGTTGAATGCTAATCCAATCCACAGTGATAATCTTCAAGTAAGTACCTTTACTGATACAATAAAGAGTTTGAATGTCGGAGATGTTGTACCGGACATTATTATTAAAAAGATAGTTAATGATAAACAGCGAAGCACACATCTGTCAGATTACAAAGATGTATTATTGATTCTGGATTTTTGGACAACAGGCTGTACCGCCTGCATTGCTGAATTTCCTAAAATGGATTCTTTACAAAAAGTATTTGGCGATCAGATTAAAATACTTGCGGTTACTTATGAAGCTGAAAGCCATATTAATTCATTTTTTAAAAATAATAAATATGCAAAAACAACGATGCTACCGTCTGTGGTAGAAGATAATGTATTAAAAAAATGGTTTAAACATTGGGCAATACCCCACGAAGCTTGGATTTACAGAGGAAAAGTCATTGCACTTACCGGGGGTGAATATGTTACGGCAAAAAATATCCAATATGTACTGGATGGGAATTTACCTGAATGGCCTGTTAAAGATGATTTTAAGCAACTTGATGACAGCAAACCCCTGATCAGTAAAGGGGGATTCGGTCAAACTGTGAGTTATACTGTTATAACACCACTTAGAGAAGGTGTGCACGACAAAAAAATCATAAGCAGTTTGGATTCCAATACTAAAACCCGCAGAAATTATTTTTTGAATTTGGGTATATTATCAGCTTATAAAGCTTTATGGAGCTATTTGGTTCAAATTCCTTTATCAAGTGGGAGTCGCAACCGGCTTATTTTAAACGTAAAGGACAAATCTAAGTACATTTATGATCGGGCGTTAGGTACTAAAGAGGAATGGAACAGAAAAAATCAATTTTGTTATGAGTCTATTACTCCAGATAGAGTTGGTGATGATAAAAAACAATATGAGTTGATGATTGCTGATCTGAATCGCTTATTTGGATTAGATGCACGGTGGGAAAAACGATTAATGAAATGTCTTGTGTTGACCAGAACATCTTCCGCTGACAAAATTAAATCAAAAGGCGGAGAAACTATTTTATCTTTTGATAAATCGGTTAAAGAGTTCAAAAACACCCCATTTGATAATTTGGTCTATAAGTTAAACGATTATGAAAATAATCCACCAATAATTAATGAAACCGGATATGAAGACCCTGTAGATATTGAGCTTAAGATAGATTCCTGGACTGATATAAAAACCATAAAGAAAGTACTTCGGCAATACGGTCTTGATTTTAAAGAAGAAGAACGTGAGCTTGATGTGTTTGTATTGACCGAAAAATAG
- the traN gene encoding conjugative transposon protein TraN: MQPNYVAVNENMAVNLIFPFPVKRAQWVSTAISVQQFKGVDNILLLKANKKDFPLTNVSVVTTDGQFYSFVIGYSNELIVINHKYQVTSGRPIITFSGENSLNEASVQKNSEKVSISKGESIKIKERKYGLQFGLDGIFVQGNLMYYKLHIKNTTNVQYDIDQLRFFVRDEKRSKRTAIQEQEMMPLYINNSNKTIQGNSEQDYVYVIKKLTIPEKKYLTIQLVEKGGGRHLELNVSNKKIIQAKSLH; this comes from the coding sequence ATGCAGCCAAATTATGTTGCTGTAAATGAAAACATGGCTGTTAACTTAATTTTTCCTTTTCCTGTTAAACGGGCACAATGGGTAAGCACCGCAATCTCTGTTCAGCAGTTTAAGGGTGTTGACAATATATTACTCCTTAAAGCCAACAAGAAAGATTTTCCATTAACAAATGTATCAGTGGTTACTACAGATGGTCAGTTTTACTCCTTTGTAATTGGGTATTCGAATGAATTAATTGTAATCAATCATAAATATCAGGTTACATCTGGGAGGCCCATAATCACGTTTTCGGGTGAAAATAGCTTAAATGAAGCCAGCGTTCAAAAGAATTCAGAGAAGGTTTCCATAAGTAAGGGCGAATCTATTAAGATTAAGGAACGGAAGTATGGGCTCCAGTTTGGGCTTGATGGGATTTTTGTTCAGGGTAATCTAATGTATTATAAGCTGCACATTAAAAACACGACTAACGTCCAGTATGATATTGATCAGTTACGCTTCTTTGTAAGGGACGAAAAGAGATCAAAGCGCACTGCAATCCAGGAGCAGGAAATGATGCCATTATATATTAATAATTCTAATAAGACCATACAAGGGAACTCTGAACAGGATTACGTCTATGTAATTAAAAAATTGACTATTCCTGAGAAGAAATATTTAACGATTCAGCTAGTGGAGAAAGGAGGGGGCAGGCATTTGGAATTAAATGTTTCCAATAAAAAGATAATCCAAGCAAAATCGCTCCATTAA
- a CDS encoding recombinase family protein, with protein sequence MKKAIRYLRFSNLGQSNGSIERQKIYTDQWLKNHDVELVDSFIDNGKTAKNFDRPDFIKLQEFVVKHHKRVDYLVVDQFDRFSRIAGEALSMVKELQKKYGIQIVSVTEGITFDYDTPGSFFRAGLQLLLAEEDNINRSIKVRGGIYTAKTEGRYLSRVAPFGYRKVGENKERQLVIDEQEAKIVIFIFDSFLKDVPLKKIQELARQMGYDRKGNVAMAKVLSNPVYAGLIYVIPFKEYPGGLFPGLHEPLIDDVTWRLVQSKLKKPIVHKTIIDDSLPLRGLLKCHCGNPLTGAPSRGKLGNYFYYYKCRFSGHNNISAIKSHDQLLGAWELMSLSKNQIKEIRVGSQKSIEHEIAVNAKTVNSKKQLLEAEQEKLFALEEKWIRSDISKETYDRWHLSYNSEYK encoded by the coding sequence ATGAAAAAGGCAATTAGATATTTACGTTTTAGCAATCTTGGCCAAAGTAATGGATCAATTGAAAGACAAAAGATATACACTGATCAGTGGCTAAAAAATCATGACGTTGAGCTTGTTGATAGCTTTATTGATAACGGAAAAACGGCAAAAAACTTTGATCGACCAGATTTTATAAAACTTCAGGAATTTGTGGTCAAGCATCATAAACGAGTAGATTATTTGGTAGTGGATCAGTTTGATAGATTTAGTCGGATTGCTGGTGAAGCACTTAGTATGGTAAAAGAGCTTCAAAAAAAATATGGTATTCAAATTGTAAGTGTAACCGAGGGTATTACATTTGATTATGATACACCGGGAAGCTTTTTTAGAGCAGGACTACAGCTGTTATTGGCAGAAGAAGATAATATCAACCGTAGTATAAAAGTTCGTGGCGGAATTTATACTGCTAAGACCGAAGGTCGATACTTATCAAGAGTAGCACCATTTGGATATAGGAAAGTGGGAGAGAATAAGGAACGTCAATTAGTTATTGATGAACAGGAGGCGAAGATAGTTATATTTATTTTTGATTCTTTCCTTAAAGATGTTCCACTCAAAAAAATCCAAGAATTGGCACGTCAGATGGGTTATGATCGTAAGGGGAATGTGGCTATGGCTAAAGTATTGTCAAACCCTGTTTATGCAGGTTTGATTTATGTTATTCCTTTTAAAGAATACCCTGGTGGATTATTTCCTGGCCTACATGAGCCATTAATTGATGACGTTACCTGGCGATTAGTTCAGAGTAAATTAAAGAAACCTATAGTTCATAAAACAATCATTGACGATTCATTACCATTGAGAGGGCTTTTAAAATGCCATTGTGGAAATCCACTTACTGGAGCACCATCAAGAGGGAAGCTTGGAAATTATTTTTATTACTATAAGTGCCGATTTTCCGGTCACAATAACATAAGTGCAATTAAATCACATGACCAACTGTTAGGTGCATGGGAATTAATGAGTCTTTCTAAAAATCAGATAAAAGAAATTCGTGTCGGTTCACAAAAATCCATTGAACATGAAATAGCTGTCAATGCTAAGACTGTTAACTCAAAAAAGCAATTACTTGAAGCAGAACAAGAAAAACTATTTGCATTAGAGGAAAAGTGGATAAGAAGTGATATCAGTAAAGAAACCTATGATCGGTGGCATTTATCTTATAATTCGGAATATAAATGA
- a CDS encoding YihY/virulence factor BrkB family protein, with protein MNWVHRQLLRIRLYSLFIDWTKVYVLPGFSPIPLYTVAVFFFKELGKDSLVNKASSLAYTFMLAIFPGIIFLFTLIPFIPKRIGFQDQLMVLLQLILPAQAYKAFEATLSEIIKIQNGKLLSFGIILSVFFATNGMHSLMNAFNKSSLVVETRTWLKQRLIALVLTFVLAVSLIITIGAMTLGEIALNYINKGLHIKGHFIAYIIDISRWALLGILYFVTISILYRYGPANTKKWRFFSPGSWLATILAFLTIWGFSFYINHFGSYNKVYGSIGTLIVIMIWLYLNSLILLIGFELNASMDLTKRSVRIIKQPFNLFKKGS; from the coding sequence ATGAATTGGGTACACAGACAACTTTTAAGGATTAGGCTATATTCTTTGTTTATAGACTGGACAAAAGTTTATGTACTGCCAGGATTTAGCCCTATCCCACTTTACACAGTGGCTGTCTTTTTTTTTAAGGAGCTCGGCAAAGACTCTTTAGTAAACAAAGCATCATCGCTCGCCTATACCTTTATGCTGGCGATTTTCCCAGGAATCATCTTCCTGTTTACACTGATCCCTTTTATCCCTAAACGAATAGGCTTTCAGGATCAGCTAATGGTTTTACTACAACTGATCCTTCCAGCACAAGCCTACAAAGCCTTTGAAGCTACCCTATCAGAGATCATTAAAATACAAAACGGAAAATTACTATCCTTCGGTATTATACTGTCCGTGTTTTTTGCCACCAATGGGATGCACAGCCTGATGAACGCCTTCAACAAGTCATCACTAGTCGTAGAAACCAGAACATGGCTTAAACAGCGGCTTATAGCTTTAGTATTGACCTTCGTTCTTGCCGTGTCGCTGATTATTACTATTGGTGCGATGACCCTTGGAGAAATTGCACTCAACTACATCAATAAAGGCCTGCACATTAAAGGACACTTTATCGCTTATATCATTGACATATCCAGATGGGCACTGCTTGGGATTCTGTATTTCGTGACCATATCTATCCTTTACCGGTACGGCCCCGCTAACACCAAGAAATGGAGATTCTTTAGCCCCGGTTCCTGGCTTGCCACCATTCTTGCCTTTTTAACCATCTGGGGATTTTCATTTTACATCAACCACTTTGGATCATACAATAAAGTATACGGCTCTATCGGTACACTAATTGTAATTATGATCTGGTTATACCTCAACTCTCTGATACTTTTGATCGGATTTGAGCTGAATGCCAGCATGGATCTGACAAAACGCAGCGTCAGAATCATCAAACAACCCTTTAATCTGTTCAAAAAAGGCAGTTAA
- a CDS encoding acyl-CoA thioesterase, protein MYTHSTKIRVRYSETDQMGYVYNGNYAQYYEVGRVEMLRSLGMTYGKMEETGIMLPLLELKSKFIKPALYDQEITIKTYVKELPGIRMLFDYELFNEKEELINIGATTLVFFDMVKKKPCPPPDYFLERIAPYYE, encoded by the coding sequence ATGTACACGCACAGCACGAAGATCAGAGTAAGATACAGTGAAACCGACCAGATGGGATATGTTTACAACGGAAACTATGCCCAATACTATGAAGTTGGAAGAGTAGAAATGCTGCGCAGCCTGGGCATGACCTATGGCAAAATGGAAGAAACAGGGATCATGCTCCCACTGCTGGAACTTAAATCTAAATTTATCAAGCCAGCACTTTACGACCAGGAGATTACGATCAAAACTTACGTGAAGGAGCTTCCGGGCATCCGCATGTTATTTGATTACGAATTATTTAACGAAAAAGAAGAATTGATCAATATCGGAGCTACTACCTTAGTATTCTTCGATATGGTCAAGAAGAAACCGTGCCCCCCACCAGATTACTTTCTGGAAAGGATTGCACCATACTATGAATAA
- the mltG gene encoding endolytic transglycosylase MltG: protein MTTETTKEIKKSTKFIWAAILILLAVGAFYGLKTYKVYFAPNISGKEPYLYIKTGSTIDDLYKEIKNKDLLLDVGSFSQAAAKMDLVQRLKPGRYKLAKGMNNRSLINLIKAGNQEPVKLKFHNIRKKEEFAAYLAKSLEADSATFIKILDSAALVEKYGFTVDNSYTMFIPNTYEMYWNTTPLEFFDRMQKEYTKFWTAERKQKAAALNLTPQQVTILASIVDGEALYDKEMPSIAGLYLNRLNKGILLQADPTVIFANGDFTVKRVTGPLLRVESKYNTYKYAGLPPGPIMMPSINAIDAVLNHEHNNYIYMCAKADFSGYHAFAETKAQHEINAKAYRAALDKRNIFK from the coding sequence ATGACTACTGAAACAACCAAAGAAATTAAAAAGAGTACTAAATTTATATGGGCCGCCATCTTAATCCTGCTTGCTGTGGGTGCATTTTATGGCCTGAAAACATATAAAGTATACTTCGCCCCTAACATTTCGGGCAAAGAACCCTATCTGTATATCAAAACCGGTTCTACCATTGATGACTTATATAAAGAAATCAAAAATAAAGACCTGTTGCTTGACGTTGGAAGTTTCAGCCAGGCCGCAGCGAAGATGGATCTGGTACAACGCTTAAAACCAGGACGCTATAAATTAGCCAAAGGCATGAATAACCGCAGCCTGATCAACCTGATCAAAGCCGGTAACCAGGAGCCCGTAAAACTGAAATTCCATAACATCAGGAAAAAAGAAGAATTTGCAGCCTACCTTGCTAAAAGCCTGGAAGCAGACTCAGCAACCTTTATCAAAATATTGGATTCAGCAGCACTGGTAGAAAAATACGGCTTTACAGTTGACAACAGCTATACCATGTTCATCCCGAATACTTATGAGATGTACTGGAATACTACTCCTTTAGAATTCTTTGACAGAATGCAAAAGGAATATACTAAATTCTGGACAGCAGAACGCAAGCAAAAAGCTGCTGCACTAAACCTGACACCTCAGCAAGTTACGATCCTTGCTTCTATAGTTGACGGAGAAGCACTGTATGACAAAGAAATGCCATCTATTGCAGGATTATACCTTAACCGCTTAAACAAAGGGATTTTATTACAAGCAGACCCAACCGTAATTTTCGCTAACGGTGACTTTACCGTAAAAAGAGTAACAGGCCCATTATTACGCGTAGAATCAAAATATAACACTTATAAATACGCAGGTTTGCCTCCAGGCCCGATTATGATGCCAAGTATCAATGCAATTGATGCGGTATTAAACCACGAACACAATAACTATATTTATATGTGCGCTAAAGCAGATTTCTCAGGCTACCACGCCTTTGCAGAAACCAAAGCACAACACGAAATTAACGCAAAAGCATACAGAGCAGCTCTGGACAAACGTAATATTTTCAAATAG
- a CDS encoding PASTA domain-containing protein, whose product MAKFISYLQTKSFRNNLIAAIATVAILLFIAFFSLRYYTKHGQGLNVPAVKGMAFNQAVSKLEALGLRYEVDSVYIMDLPPGTVIDQDPEANTFVKDNRTIYLTINTAQAPNVKFPDIQFKSFIEAQAIIASFGLKVGDTVYKADVSRDVVLEVSFGGSSIKPGDVIPKGSKIDLLLGDGRGNEDVEIPTLLGFTKDEAAFSLRGSNLKLGTITYEGNITDTANAVITAQSPALSDTLSKVKIGTPVNITLSNKQ is encoded by the coding sequence ATGGCAAAATTCATCTCCTACTTACAAACTAAATCATTCAGAAACAACCTTATCGCTGCCATCGCCACTGTGGCAATACTCTTGTTCATTGCTTTCTTCAGTCTGCGTTATTATACTAAACATGGCCAGGGATTAAATGTACCAGCCGTAAAAGGCATGGCTTTTAACCAGGCCGTATCAAAATTAGAAGCTTTAGGTTTACGTTACGAAGTAGACTCCGTATATATTATGGACTTGCCTCCCGGAACTGTAATTGACCAGGATCCAGAAGCAAATACATTTGTAAAAGACAACAGAACAATTTATCTCACTATCAATACCGCGCAGGCCCCGAACGTTAAATTTCCAGATATTCAATTCAAATCTTTTATCGAAGCACAGGCAATTATTGCCAGTTTTGGCTTAAAAGTTGGTGACACTGTTTATAAAGCAGATGTGAGCAGAGATGTCGTACTGGAAGTTTCCTTCGGCGGGTCGAGTATTAAACCAGGTGATGTGATCCCTAAAGGATCTAAAATAGATCTTTTATTAGGAGACGGCAGAGGAAACGAAGACGTAGAAATCCCTACACTTTTAGGCTTCACCAAAGACGAAGCAGCCTTCTCACTCAGAGGATCAAACCTTAAACTGGGCACAATAACTTACGAAGGAAATATTACCGACACTGCAAATGCCGTTATTACTGCACAAAGCCCGGCGCTTTCAGATACACTTTCAAAAGTTAAAATCGGAACCCCGGTAAACATTACCCTATCTAACAAGCAATAA
- a CDS encoding D-alanine--D-alanine ligase: MKKVIALITGGTTGERVISVKSAATISHNLDPDKFDVYKIMLTQQGWFYEPVDSVRIEVDRNDFSVLYNGRKITFDGVFIAIHGAPGEDGKLQGYFDMLNLPYTTCDALTSAVTMNKGYTKSIVQDIPNLFVAKSAQIFKNTPYNLADIKSSLTLPYFVKPNNGGSSIGMSKVKNQYDLQTAIDKAFKEDEQVLIEEFIEGREFTVGVVKLDGKITVLPATEVETAKEFFDFEAKYTPGVAVETTPAPIRPETRKRVEEIATAVYAKLNCRGVVRIDFILLGDEGDFYFIEINTIPGQTVTSFIPQQVAAHGMKLNDFYTKLIKETIG; the protein is encoded by the coding sequence ATGAAAAAAGTAATAGCATTAATAACTGGTGGTACAACAGGTGAAAGGGTAATTTCTGTAAAAAGCGCCGCAACGATATCCCATAACCTGGATCCGGATAAGTTTGATGTTTACAAAATCATGCTGACGCAGCAGGGCTGGTTTTATGAGCCTGTAGATTCGGTAAGAATAGAGGTAGACCGCAATGATTTTTCGGTGCTTTACAATGGTAGAAAAATCACTTTTGACGGGGTGTTTATTGCGATTCACGGGGCTCCGGGAGAGGATGGTAAGTTGCAGGGGTATTTTGATATGCTGAATTTACCTTATACTACTTGTGATGCGCTGACTTCGGCTGTGACGATGAATAAAGGGTATACCAAGTCAATTGTACAGGATATTCCGAATTTATTTGTGGCTAAGTCTGCACAGATTTTTAAAAATACTCCTTATAATTTAGCTGATATTAAAAGTTCACTGACCTTACCTTATTTTGTGAAACCAAACAATGGTGGCAGCAGTATTGGAATGAGTAAAGTGAAAAATCAGTATGATTTGCAAACGGCTATTGATAAGGCTTTTAAAGAGGATGAACAAGTACTGATTGAAGAGTTTATTGAAGGACGCGAGTTTACGGTAGGTGTAGTAAAGTTAGATGGTAAAATTACTGTCCTGCCTGCTACTGAAGTAGAAACGGCTAAAGAGTTTTTTGATTTTGAGGCTAAATACACGCCGGGTGTTGCTGTGGAAACTACGCCGGCACCTATACGTCCGGAAACCCGTAAAAGGGTAGAGGAAATTGCTACAGCGGTTTATGCGAAACTGAATTGCAGAGGGGTAGTGAGAATTGACTTTATTTTACTGGGCGATGAGGGTGATTTCTACTTTATTGAGATCAATACGATTCCGGGGCAAACGGTAACGAGCTTTATTCCTCAGCAGGTAGCTGCGCATGGCATGAAGCTGAATGATTTCTACACGAAACTGATTAAAGAGACTATTGGTTAG
- a CDS encoding Crp/Fnr family transcriptional regulator produces MYIQYLTVHHFKTTLYKKGEVIYEPGQHPKYAYFIKSGEVRMATVNQDGREFIQGVFKSKQLFGEPAVLLDRPYLAYTIASRDTEVIQLDRQAFLKMIKENSDFSMDLIMTMSKRLFYKSMMLEELANEQAEHRLSTLINYLCQDLDEGAVLNITRQTLADMSGLRVETVIRTIKKLAAGGALKLIRGKIVKTGYDADHKMDIL; encoded by the coding sequence ATGTATATTCAGTATTTAACAGTGCATCATTTCAAGACTACCCTTTATAAAAAAGGGGAAGTGATCTATGAGCCTGGACAGCATCCTAAATATGCCTACTTTATTAAAAGCGGGGAGGTCCGGATGGCAACGGTTAACCAGGATGGCAGGGAGTTTATACAGGGTGTTTTCAAGTCAAAGCAACTTTTTGGAGAACCTGCGGTGTTGCTGGACCGTCCGTATCTGGCTTATACAATTGCATCCCGGGATACGGAAGTTATTCAGCTGGACAGGCAGGCTTTTCTGAAAATGATCAAAGAAAACAGCGATTTTAGTATGGATTTGATCATGACGATGAGTAAAAGGTTATTTTACAAATCTATGATGCTGGAAGAACTGGCCAATGAACAGGCAGAACACCGCCTGTCTACGCTGATCAATTACCTGTGTCAGGATCTTGATGAGGGTGCTGTATTGAACATTACCAGGCAAACGCTGGCCGATATGAGTGGTTTGAGAGTGGAAACGGTAATCAGAACGATAAAAAAACTGGCGGCTGGCGGAGCGCTTAAACTAATTCGCGGAAAGATTGTTAAAACAGGATATGATGCAGATCATAAAATGGATATTTTATAA
- a CDS encoding DUF983 domain-containing protein: MYSFSFKGQITNEFCPHCNLRFEREPGFFYVSMFISYAMNVAEMISASVATYVFGLALVYDNLWYYVGILLLTVFICSPFNYRYSRVMLLHWLTPGLGYIPGSGDEPKNVIKPA; the protein is encoded by the coding sequence ATGTATTCTTTTTCGTTCAAAGGACAGATCACTAATGAGTTTTGCCCGCATTGTAATCTGCGTTTCGAAAGAGAGCCTGGATTTTTCTATGTATCGATGTTTATTAGCTATGCTATGAATGTAGCAGAAATGATTAGTGCAAGTGTAGCTACTTATGTTTTTGGTTTAGCGCTTGTTTATGATAACCTGTGGTACTATGTGGGTATCCTGCTCTTAACAGTATTTATCTGTTCTCCGTTCAATTACCGCTACTCGAGGGTAATGCTTTTACATTGGTTAACGCCAGGGCTGGGTTATATTCCTGGCAGTGGTGATGAGCCTAAAAATGTCATTAAGCCTGCTTAA